The following are encoded together in the Babesia microti strain RI chromosome II, complete genome genome:
- a CDS encoding hypothetical protein (overlaps_old_locusTagID:BBM_II03840) — MLPFRKFMFMFFRTQLPTFEIWIKNKLVNNNIFRYLCFAFRDNLNHLTQVKDSLNKELYSIMKINAKDGKVFSNTNNLPYLKKIIQRLLK, encoded by the exons ATGTTACCATTTAGGAAATTTATGTTTATGTTTTTCAGAACTCAACTACCTACGTTTGAGATATGGATTAAGAACAAATTAGTTaacaataacatttttagaTATCTCTGTTTTGCCTTTCGTGACAActtaaatcatttgacaCAAGTTAAGGATTCTTTG aacAAGGAACTGTACTCTATAATGAAGATTAATGCTAAGGATGGTAAAGTTTTCTCaaatacaaacaatttgcCATATCTGAAGAAGATTATCCAACGATTGTTGAAGTAA
- a CDS encoding conserved Plasmodium protein, unknown function (overlaps_old_locusTagID:BBM_II03825;~overlaps_old_locusTagID:BBM_II03830) → MPFSYDCATTAGLMVCVDRVYRVRKQLSPSIVKHKGSYKDKNVKVKCSCGCNGKSSGMIGDAIADVFLRKKYWFAELNISPKDVPNQFIIQYDKLSEATINLLDISSLPADLARQKWVRGAYLTVVRDSIATFCYLNNIGYWQGVHSIACALIFLKPTPTLQELSILLEKILLRFAPIIAHNKSSITIQCAKQLSSLWNSLFQLFLPMTSAVLNDFCATWNIDIFWTLGFHRFNCAYNCLYHWYFIIKCGNVLFTPTLDQIIAPQSNEFTNLTQHNETGDNESIGHILSFLYFELAQNLLRHNYWQKTCGLQSLINNFSFDKQYYSIQDMMDLLSLCIQQEFSQNNQLLYPPDVFINMSDYHFDNICLEGTNLSNYPMSLLVILVKSLYLLTPKFIIKCINNFVNDLCTLNVHKRGHVDNNFRIETSRTTKSLVDYDYMKYIKHFQVAKIELTQIISYIQPTSAAFIDKSAISKTVRFDNSKVLNNARLKNGTKSSINKMLSDLVCRAQDKIGSNDPSNMVYKVMKNYYSIADKICYLKSDTVVCPELPANDIPFHNNEVGADVPQVPLSARGGSEGDNNNRHIPVLRKTMSTNEIMYSKSLSPSTPRTGVPLFRPRVKPKSEVESVKLESCNWPFFYSTVFGKFLFIDLTNEFLLPKEFNGGKTIYYSNESFHFYNKQSNKLEHITDFKEIVSEIVPIRSPFGYTLNSTCWIIVTKCNPDCNDTDHSCYDGKLDTVTTFIQRELMFSGASFILHYQGDYFALSEYINTLAETHILSGMMSRFGLRHGALWFNSQPIFSADSCRLRPIDCTFYSSRLSNSPAKDRLVFKFSCISHTAVAIMKRLLKKYQYISMNRRVILVKVQGELTRNIEIIFCKILPKIGLYLSHIEENECQITQLNIYNFFPKFMKLTEFRLKKMKLFQQHFRSAVKLLVETLSNSTFYHPLVDRIKISSPTGTFPLYIDILDKKGLVVDSMNRHCYFTRFLLMEVRKESDKIRENVIYNTGNISRVSHNPIVKRTATISHTTMRALRMENRRSLDKFDFVKNATLRDVQNVKNVALRRCNTLLISHISIHDNNIN, encoded by the exons ATGCCATTCAGTTATGATTGTGCAACCACTGCTGGATTGATGGTGTGTGTGGATCGTGTTTATCGCGTGAGGAAACAGTTATCCCCTAGTATAGTAAAGCACAAGGGTAGTTATAAGGATAAAAATGTGAAAGTTAAATGCAGTTGCGGGTGTAATGGCAAATCGAGTGGGATGATCGGGGATGCAATTGCAGATGTATTTCTGCGCAAAAAATATTGGTTTGCCGAACTGAACATATCACCGAAGGATGTGCCTAACcaatttataatacaatatgataaattaagTGAAGCTACTATTAATCTACTCGACATTTCTTCCTTGCCTGCAGATCTGGCCCGTCAAAAATGGGTAAGGGGTGCTTATTTGACAGTTGTTAGAGATAGTATAGCAACATTTTGTTACCTAAACAACATTGGTTACTGGCAAGGTGTGCATTCTATTGCCTGTGCGTTAATCTTTTTAAAGCCTACGCCTACTCTACAAGAACTGTCTATATTGTTAGAGAAGATACTACTAAGATTTGCACCAATAATTGCTCACAACAAATCTTCCATCACAATACAATGTGCAAAACAATTGTCTTCATTGTGGAATTCACTATTTCAGTTATTTCTCCCCATGACCAGTGCTGtattgaatgatttttgCGCAACATGGAacattgatattttttggaCTCTTGGATTTCACCGTTTCAATTGTGCGTATAACTGTCTTTACCATTGgtattttatcataaaaTGTGGCAACGTACTATTTACTCCCACACTCGATCAAATAATTGCTCCACAATCTAATGAATTTACTAATCTCACACAACACAATGAAACCGGTGACAATGAAAGTATTGGTCACATTTTGTCCTTCCTATACTTTGAGTTGGCGCAAAATTTGTTGCGGCATAATTATTGGCAGAAGACATGTGGACTACAGTCACTTATAAACAACTTCTCATTTGACAAGCaatattattcaattcAAGACATGATGGATCTGCTGAGTTTGTGCATTCAGCAAGAATTCTCACAGAATAACCAACTTTTATATCCACCTGatgtatttattaacaTGTCAGATTAccattttgataatatttgtcTCGAAGGTACTAATTTGAGTAATTACCCCATGTCATTACTCGTAATTCTGGTCAAATCATTGTATTTGCTGACGcccaaatttataataaaatgcataaataattttgtgaaTGACTTGTGCACCCTAAATGTGCATAAAAGGGGGCATGttgataacaattttagaATTGAAACGTCACGCACTACTAAATCATTGGTAGATTATGAttatatgaaatatattaaacattttcaagTGGCTAAAATCGAGTTGACACAAATCATCTCTTACATTCAACCTACAAGCGCAGCATTTATTGACAAAAGCGCTATCAGCAAAACTGTACGATTTGACAATTCGAaagttttaaataatgCGCGATTGAAAAATGGAACCAAATCATCTATCAACAAAATGCTATCTGATTTGGTGTGCCGTGCTCAGGATAAAATTGGTAGTAATGATCCTTCAAATATGGTTTATAAGGTCATGAagaattattattcaattgCGGATAAGATTTGTTACCTTAAATCTGATACTGTGGTTTGTCCAGAATTGCCTGCTAACGATATTCCTTTTCATAATAATGAAGTTGGGGCTGATGTTCCACAAGTGCCTTTATCAGCAAGAGGAGGAAGTGAAGGTGATAACAATAACAGACACATTCCAGTATTAAGAAAGACAATGTCTACCAACGAAATTATGTATTCCAAATCACTTTCCCCTTCTACTCCAAGAACTGGTGTTCCACTCTTCCGACCCAGGGTAAAGCCTAAAAGTGAAGTTGAATCTGTTAAGCTTGAAAGCTGTAACTGGCCATTTTTTTACTCCACAGTGTTCGGCAAATTTCTGTTTATCGATCTCACAAATGAGTTTTTGCTGCCTAAAGAATTCAATGGTGGTAAGACAATCTACTACAGTAATGAGAGTTTCCACttttataataaacaaaGCAATAAATTGGAGCATATTACTGATTTTAAAGAAATAGTTTCAGAAATAGTGCCTATAAGATCCCCCTTTGGATATACACTAAACTCCACCTGTTGGATAATCGTCACAAAATGCAATCCAGATTGTAACGATACTGATCATAGCTGTTATGATGGTAAATTAGACACTGTTACTACGTTTATCCAGCGGGAATTGATGTTTTCGGGTGCTTCCT TTATTTTGCATTATCAAGGCGACTATTTTGCCCTGAGCgaatatataaacacatTGGCTGAAACAC atatattatctgGAATGATGAGTAGGTTTGGGTTACGACACGGTGCCCTGTGGTTTAACAGTCAACCAATTTTTAGCGCTGATTCTTGTCGATTGCGACCAATTGACTGCACATTTTACTCTAGTAGATTATCCAATTCTCCAGCTAAAGATCGTCTGGTTTTCAAGTTTAGCTGTATAAGCCATACGGCGGTAGCTATTATGAAACGCCTGTTAAAGAAATACCAGTATATATCAATGAATAGAAGGGTTATATTAGTAAAAGTTCAAGGTGAACTTACCAGGAATATcgaaattattttttgcaaGATATTACCAAAAATAGGATTATATCTATCGCATATAGAGGAAAACGAGTGCcaaataacacaattaaatatctataatttttttccaaaattCATGAAACTTACCGAATTTCGCCTTAAAAAAATGAAGCTTTTCCAACAACATTTTAGAAGCGCCGTAAAGTTACTAGTGGAAACACTCAGTAATTCCACTTTTTATCACCCGCTAGTGGATagaattaaaatatcatcacCCACTGGTACATTTCCATTGTACATTGACATATTGGATAAGAAAGGGTTGGTAGTTGATAGTATGAACCGGCACTGTTATTTCACAAGGTTTCTGCTGATGGAAGTCAGGAAAGAATCGGATAAAATAAGGGAAAATGTCATATACAACACTGGCAACATCAGTAGAGTGTCTCACAATCCCATTGTCAAACGGACTGCCACAATTAGCCATACTACCATGAGGGCCCTCAGAATGGAGAATAGGCGGAGccttgataaatttgatttcGTTAAAAATGCGACGCTCAGGGATGTtcaaaatgttaaaaatgtagCTCTCAGACGTTGCAACACTTTACTCATCTCCCATATCAGCATACacgataataatattaactAG
- a CDS encoding hypothetical protein (overlaps_old_locusTagID:BBM_II03820), translated as MIKRAHLYSCAPPIPDDVSNGIRDELHDSSKNNDKINIKNDINYEANSTNESDTLPNYPEFIAKATTKGKALKCKCCPGKLILNDRDLYKHLTSKIHKKRALTYKNTERKVEKAKHKFAKIIKQIEADSDNSYE; from the exons atgataaaaaGGGCACATTTGTACAGTTGTGCTCCGCCAATACCTGATGATGTTTCAAATGGTATTAGGGATGAATTGCACGATTCttctaaaaataatgataaaataaatattaaaaatgatataaattatgaGGCTAATTCAACGAATGAAAGTGATACTTTGCCTAATTACCCCGAATTTATAGCCAAGGCTACCACAAAAGGCAAAGCTCTAAAGTGCAAATGCTGCCCTGGCAAATTAATCTTGAACGATCGAGATCTATACAAACATCTAACATCAAAG ATACATAAAAAACGCGCTTTGACTTACAAGAATACAGAAAGGAAAGTGGAAAAGGCAAaacataaatttgcaaagataattaaacaaatagaGGCAGATTCAGACAACTcatatgaataa
- a CDS encoding CPW-WPC family protein (overlaps_old_locusTagID:BBM_II03855): MHGILHTLSFLLINFYHTHANDNEYDLEISKDVAAISKLAIQHSRIDPVDLNFGSKLLSELKSHEISPNTKSNYLPLDPVPEDPWVCKRDFTNPCPMDFVLLTNTTANTSNTGGKCVPKSTYTGSCGAEDFAKTSVQYKLRWASLCETNWPCDGDYRPDYGHPCPELWTMKGGKCAPTYAYIGPCDQSISFAHFNKRQREEWSRRCHAFWPNYNPDMAAPSNHGNNKNPYNVPTDIPIDSKNTHTRLFR, encoded by the exons ATGCATGGAATCCTACACACCTTATCATTTctattaataaatttctATCATACACATGCCAATGACAACGAATATGATTTGGAAATATCTAAGGATGTAGCTGCAATATCCAAGCTCGCGATTCAACACTCAAGAATAGATCCCGTCGACCTAAACTTTGGCAGTAAG TTACTATCTGAGCTAAAAAGCCATGAAATATCCCCAAATACTAAATCAAACTACCTGCCCTTAGATCCAGTACCTGAAGATCCCTGGGTCTGCAAAAGAGATTTTACCAACCCTTGTCCAATG GATTTTGTACTATTAACAAACACCACGGCTAACACTAGCAATACTGGCGGAAAATGCGTACCTAAAAGCACGTATACTGGTAGCTGCGGGGCGGAGGATTTTGCCAAAACTAGCGTACAATACAAACTACGATGGGCAAGTTTGTGTGAAACAAATTGGCCTTGTGACGGCGATTACAGGCCAGATTACGGGCACCCTTGTCCAG AATTGTGGACCATGAAAGGCGGTAAATGTGCACCAACTTACGCATATATTGGACCCTGCGATCAGTCAATAAGCTTTGCCCACTTTAACAAGAGGCAGAGGGAAGAGTGGTCTAGACGCTGCCACGCTTTCTG GCCAAATTACAACCCAGATATGGCTGCTCCCAGTAATCATGgcaataataaaaatccaTACAATGTGCCAACAGATATCCCCATAGATTCAAAAAACACCCATACCAGATTGTTTCgctaa
- a CDS encoding XAP5 circadian clock regulator (overlaps_old_locusTagID:BBM_II03850), which translates to MSRIQDMFMPLFTKSTKVNDGNKRKSMKNKPQNTSNDDDLINYTVGLVSASKYKEIKDNLEILRLEKLRDENNNDRVNKTEKVVKKRVLSFAEDDIAHSKTAVTISKDPTTCTSFLKDSKREKELLEERERLTKLFYQNKNKEKKELIDIFYSYWDGNDHFKTITLPKGTSTSYLETSIGQFINKCVKELAQQFQELRSASCSNMIYVKQDTIIPNDMTFFDIIQSKLRGKTGPLYDVPSGENSVNDKLNAGKILDKRWYERNQHAFPACKWEKYNPHKLALKTKLLNEFK; encoded by the exons ATGTCTCGGATACAAGATATGTTCATGCCCCTTTTCACCAAATCAACAAAGGTTAATGACGGCAACAAAAGAAAATCAATGAAAAATAAGCCCCAAAATACATCAAATGACGATGATCTAATCAATTACACCGTTGGACTTGTTTCCGCTTCAAAATACAAGGAGATAAAGGACAACTTAGAAATTCTTAGACTTGAGAAGCTTAGAGATGAGAACAATAACGATCGGGTCAATAAAACGGAAAAGGTGGTAAAGAAGAGGGTATTATCATTTGCCGAGGATGATATAGCGCATAGCAAGACTGCGGTGACTATTTCAAAAGACCCGACCACTTGTACATCATTCCTCAAG GATAGTAAACGTGAGAAAGAGTTACTGGAGGAGAGGGAAAGATtgacaaaattattttaccaaaataaaaacaagGAGAAAAAGGAACTgatagatatattttactcATACTGGGACGGAAACGACCACTTTAAAACGATAACTTTACCCAAGGGTACGAGTACATCATATTTAGAAACTAGCATTGGgcaatttataaataaatgcgTTAAAGAATTGGCACAACAATTTCAAGAACTAAGATCCGCCTCATGTAGCAATATGATATATGTTAAACAGGATACCATCATTCCTAAC gataTGACTTTTTTTGACATAATACAATCTAAACTGAGGGGTAAGACTGGGCCATTATACGATGTACCTAGCGGAGAAAATTCGGTTAATGACAAA ttaaatgctgggaaaattttggataaaCGCTGGTATGAAAGGAATCAACACGCCTTCCCCGCGTGCAAATGGGAAAAGTACAATCCGCACAAGTTGGCCCTAaaaactaaattattgaacGAATTCAAgtga
- a CDS encoding hypothetical protein (overlaps_old_locusTagID:BBM_II03845;~overlaps_old_locusTagID:BBM_II03850) yields the protein MDGLVAFTNHPKGYIVNEKVKCAKMDCKGDDFDKFESFVKSTLSGTVGHFIKSKHKVINDDTDDEIVAITGNSDNLYKQINTDREDHVNDSSSSSSSHGSSLSSGNTSTNTISRLSKRPIASPAGLAENFATENIIIDLPLNNPTTRASSNPSHSMPALSASTDSIDNSIDKVDNICSKRTKLSSSVNNTENTIVGTSDEIIIIDEELTNSDTGSDVMVVGAKIPSIRQPFGSLPVERFLNDYFPQWYNPKDDLVIGPSLVHPKNSQNLHFQKLSKKIPKNAAPPTTADDDCVPLTPSETQECLWREKFLDTLEYFLKCPICYRTVHRIGQVDSYHGSKSFTHTSRLMYSTKCGHIFCNKCIDYVRKKKQCAICRKPIRDKNQYHPLYL from the exons ATGGATGGCTTGGTTGCATTTACTAACCATCCTAAAGGATATATTGTGAATGAAAAGGTTAAATGCGCTAAAATGGATTGTAAAGGTGACGATTTCGACAAATTTGAATCCTTTGTCAAATCAACTCTAAGTGGCACAGTCGGTCACTTCATCAAATCTAAACATAAAGTGATCAATGATGACACAGACGATGAAATTGTAGCTATAACTGGCAATtctgataatttgtataaacaaataaacaCCGATCGCGAGG atcATGTCAACGACTCCAGTTCCTCTTCCAGCTCCCATGGATCTAGCCTTAGCTCAGGCAATACAAGCACTAATACTATTAGTAGATTAAGCAAACGACCCATCGCATCGCCTGCCGGCTTGGCCGAAAATTTTGCTACagaaaatataatcatagATTTGCCTCTAAATAATCCTACCACCAGAGCCAGTTCCAACCCTTCCCATAGTATGCCCGCGCTCAGCGCCAGCACTGACTCTATTGATAATAGTATTGATAAAGTTGACAATATTTGCAGCAAGAGAACAAAATTAAGTAGCAGTGTCAATAACACTGAAAATACTATTGTTGGCACAAGCGAcgaaataataataatcgATGAAGAGCTAACTAATAGTGATACCGGAAGCGATGTAATGGTCGTGGGTGCTAAAATTCCTTCAATCAGACAGCCATTTGGTTCATTGCCAGTTGAACGTTTTCTCAACGATTACTTCCCCCAATGGTACAATCCCAAAGATGATTTGGTAATTGGACCTTCGTTAGTCCATCCTAAAAATagtcaaaatttacatttccAAAAGTTATCCAAAAAAATACCGAAAAATGCAGCACCGCCTACTACAGCAGACGATGATTGTGTACCTCTCACACCCTCAGAAACTCAGGAGTGTTTGTGGAGGGAGAAGTTTTTGGACACTTTGGAATACTTTTTAAAGTGTCCCATTTGTTATCGCACGGTTCACAGAATTGGTCAAGTTGATTCATATCACGGATCGAAATCGTTTACACACACATCCCGCCTAATGTATTCAACCAAATGTGGACATATCTTCTGCAACAAGTGCATAGATTACGTGAGGAAGAAGAAGCAATGTGCTATTTGCAGGAAGCCAATTAGGGATAAGAATCAATATCATCCCCTGTACCTGTGA
- a CDS encoding SURF1 family (overlaps_old_locusTagID:BBM_II03835) → MQGLSGRMAYKKLFYNTIYRGFSVNSHGKFTKPKPSNDLVTEGSEKSIKSFQITKDQRLILANKDELELFNRHEMLPSRPIDVENSVIVRLVKLSDPVTSPIGSALLCSQYGLKKGESLTFTLMCLTSISILITLGFWQLDRSKWKAETITYRQLNLSLPMIYINGLSNLSDCSYRIVEASGVLDVKNEFYVGPRSSLKGDGETGFLVVCPLRFNDGSCIIVNRGWIAKDFIEGRRRDDEIPEWVTVRGVITGGELVDNPIGMAKNSIFKFKNSPFRRNSKLFMYLDPSDIGDHIISKYPDEAKQVVLNAYDIMYHDDQPMDPLEAKSKFLGSKFGNVISGNFKDIVPIPEFYKPTLNLSNQDHHIPKNCTDDNKVIQSKKNEKRRRYTQYFQTKSKTDYLTFYADEHTHVNYAIQWFLMAASLSTMMVYKLVSIRKLRRFIQTRIGDRHIVDNARVD, encoded by the coding sequence ATGCAAGGTTTGAGTGGTAGAATGGCCTATAAAAagttattttataatacCATTTATCGGGGATTCTCTGTCAATTCACATggcaaatttaccaaacCAAAACCATCTAATGATCTTGTTACTGAAGGATCAGAGAAGTCAATCAAATCATTTCAAATCACTAAGGATCAAAGACTTATATTAGCAAATAAAGACGAGTTGgaattgtttaatagaCATGAAATGCTCCCAAGTAGGCCTATTGATGTCGAAAATTCTGTTATTGTTAGACTAGTTAAATTGTCAGACCCAGTAACGTCTCCTATTGGATCTGCTCTTTTGTGTTCACAATATGGGCTAAAAAAGGGCGAATCGCTAACTTTTACACTAATGTGCCTAACAAgtatttcaatattaattaccCTTGGCTTTTGGCAATTGGATAGGAGTAAGTGGAAAGCGGAAACTATAACTTATAGACAATTGAACTTATCATTGCctatgatatatataaatggtTTAAGTAATTTGTCTGACTGTTCTTATCGAATTGTAGAAGCTTCTGGAGTTTTGGatgttaaaaatgagtTCTATGTAGGGCCCAGGTCTTCGTTAAAGGGTGATGGTGAAACTGGATTCCTGGTAGTATGTCCATTAAGATTTAATGATGGTTCTTGTATAATAGTTAACCGTGGTTGGATAGCTAAGGATTTTATTGAGGGCAGAAGGAGGGATGATGAGATACCAGAATGGGTCACAGTGAGGGGTGTAATTACCGGAGGAGAGCTGGTGGACAACCCCATTGGCATGGCCAAGAACTCCATTTTTAAGTTCAAAAATAGTCCATTTAGAAGGAACTCAAagttatttatgtatttagaTCCTAGTGACATTGGTGATCAtataatatctaaataCCCTGATGAAGCTAAACAGGTAGTACTAAATGCATATGACATCATGTATCATGATGACCAACCGATGGATCCACTTGAGGCTAAATCGAAGTTTTTAGGATCCAAATTTGGCAATGTTATATCGGGAAATTTTAAGGATATTGTGCCAATTCCTGAGTTTTACAAACCCACTCTAAATTTGTCTAACCAGGATCATCACATACCTAAGAATTGCACCGATGATAATAAAGTGATTCAAAGcaaaaaaaatgaaaagCGCCGCCGTTATACACAATACTTCCAAACAAAATCAAAAACTGATTACTTGACATTCTATGCCGATGAACACACACATGTGAATTACGCCATTCAATGGTTTCTCATGGCAGCTTCATTATCCACAATGATGGTGTATAAATTAGTCAGTATTAGAAAGCTGAGAAGGTTTATACAAACTAGAATAGGTGATAGACACATTGTTGACAATGCTAGGGTTGATTAA